A region of Phalacrocorax carbo chromosome 7, bPhaCar2.1, whole genome shotgun sequence DNA encodes the following proteins:
- the VPS33B gene encoding vacuolar protein sorting-associated protein 33B isoform X2, which yields MRYIADIVNADKMSGRSRKYKIIFSPQKFYACEMVLEEEGVFGDVTCDEWSFYLLPLDEDIISMELPEFFRDYFLEGDHRWINSIARALQLLNSLYGPFGKAYGIGRCAKMSYELWRDLEEESEGDGQGRKPEIGNVFLMDRDMDYVTALCSQVVYEGLVDDTFRIKCGSVDFGPDVTSSDKSIKVLLNAQDKVFSQIRNEHFSSVFGFLSQKSRNLQAQYDRRRGMDIKQMKNFVSQELKGLKQEHRLLSLHIGACESIMKKKTKQDFQEMIKAEHSLLEGFDIRESTSFIEEHIDRQVSPIESLRLMCLLSITENGLIPKDYRSLKTQYLQSYGPEHLLTFHNLKRIGLLTEQSAGETLTAVESKVSKLVTDRAAGKITDAFNSLARKSNFRAISKKLGLIPRVDGEYDLKMPRDMAYVFSGAYIPLSCKIIEQVLERRSWLGLEEVVRLLNGNEFSVSDSAVEDNPAWESQRVILAVFLGGCTFSEIAALRFLGKERGCKFIFLTTAITNSARMMEAMIEAKA from the exons ATGAGGTACATTGCTG ATATTGTCAATGCTGACAAGATGTCAGGGAGGAGCAGGAAGTACAAGATCATCTTCAGCCCCCAAAAG TTTTATGCTTGCGAGATggtgctggaggaagaaggagtcTTTGGTG ATGTCACCTGCGATGAATGGTCCTTTTACCTGCTCCCCCTGGATGAAGACATCATCAGCATGGAGCTGCCTGAGTTCTTTCGCGACTACTTCTTG GAGGGAGATCACCGCTGGATCAACTCCATCGCTCGAGCCCTGCAGTTACTGAACTCCCTGTATGGACCTTTCGGCAAGGCCTATGGGATTGGCAGGTGTGCCAAG ATGAGCTACGAGCTGTGGCGGGACCTGGAGGAGGAGAGTGAGGGCGACGGCCAGGGCAGGAAGCCTGAGATCGGCAATGTCTTCCTCATGGACAGAG ACATGGACTACGTGACGGCGCTGTGCTCCCAGGTGGTGTACGAGGGGCTGGTGGATGACACCTTCCGCATCAAGTGTG ggagcGTGGATTTTGGGCCAGATGTCACCTCTTCTGACAAGAGTATTAAGGTGCTGCTCAATGCCCAGGACAAA GTCTTCAGCCAGATTCGGAACGAGCATTTCTCCAGTGTGTTCGGCTTCCTGAGCCAGAAGTCACGTAACCTGCAGGCACAGTATGAC CGGCGCCGTGGCATGGACATCAAGCAGATGAAGAACTTTGTCTCCCAGGAACTGAAGGGACTAAAGCAAGAGCATCGCCTGCTGAGCCTGC ATATTGGTGCCTGTGAGTCcatcatgaaaaagaaaaccaagcagGACTTCCAGGAGATGATCAAGGCTGAACATT CTCTGCTGGAGGGCTTTGACATCCGTGAGAGCACCAGCTTCATAGAAGAGCACATTGACCGGCAG GTGTCCCCCATTGAGAGCCTGCGCCTGATGTGCCTCCTGTCCATCACGGAGAATG GTCTCATTCCCAAGGACTACCGGTCCCTGAAAACCCAGTACCTGCAG AGCTACGGGCCCGAGCACTTGCTGACCTTCCACAACCTCAAACGCATCGGGCTGCTGACCGAGCAGTCGGCTGGAGAGACCCTGACTGCTGTGGAGAGCAAAGTCAGCAAGCTGGTGACGGACCGTGCTGCAG GAAAGATCACAGATGCCTTTAACTCTTTGGCCAGGAAGAGCAATTTTCGAGCAATAAGCAAGAAGCTGGGGTTG ATCCCCCGTGTGGATGGAGAGTATGACCTGAAAATGCCTCGGGACATGGCATATGTTTTCAGCGGTGCCTACATCCCCCTGAGCTGCAAGATCATTGAGCAG GTGCTGGAGCGCCGCAGCTGGCTGGGCCTGGAGGAGGTCGTGCGGCTGCTCAACGGCAACGAGTTTTCCGTCTCAG ACAGCGCCGTGGAAGACAATCCCGCCTGGGAGTCCCAGCGCGTCATCCTTGCCGTCTTCCTGGGGGGCTGCACCTTTTCCGAAATCGCTGCTCTTCGGttcctggggaaggagagag GGTGCAAGTTCATCTTCCTGACTACGGCCATCACCAACAGCGCCCGGATGATGGAGGCCATGATTGAGGCCAAGGCGTGA
- the VPS33B gene encoding vacuolar protein sorting-associated protein 33B isoform X1, translating into MAFAGRRDVPEAPDFGILKRLARDQLIYLLEQLPGKKDLFIEPDLMSPLDRIANVSILKQHEVDKLYKVESRPAPSASDQFCFLVRPRIKTMRYIADIVNADKMSGRSRKYKIIFSPQKFYACEMVLEEEGVFGDVTCDEWSFYLLPLDEDIISMELPEFFRDYFLEGDHRWINSIARALQLLNSLYGPFGKAYGIGRCAKMSYELWRDLEEESEGDGQGRKPEIGNVFLMDRDMDYVTALCSQVVYEGLVDDTFRIKCGSVDFGPDVTSSDKSIKVLLNAQDKVFSQIRNEHFSSVFGFLSQKSRNLQAQYDRRRGMDIKQMKNFVSQELKGLKQEHRLLSLHIGACESIMKKKTKQDFQEMIKAEHSLLEGFDIRESTSFIEEHIDRQVSPIESLRLMCLLSITENGLIPKDYRSLKTQYLQSYGPEHLLTFHNLKRIGLLTEQSAGETLTAVESKVSKLVTDRAAGKITDAFNSLARKSNFRAISKKLGLIPRVDGEYDLKMPRDMAYVFSGAYIPLSCKIIEQVLERRSWLGLEEVVRLLNGNEFSVSDSAVEDNPAWESQRVILAVFLGGCTFSEIAALRFLGKERGCKFIFLTTAITNSARMMEAMIEAKA; encoded by the exons ATGGCGTTCGCCGGCCGCCGGGACGTGCCTGAGGCGCCCGACTTCGGCATCCTGAAGCGGTTGGCGAGGGACCAGCTCATCtacctgctggagcag ctccccggGAAGAAGGACCTGTTCATCGAGCCCGACCTGATGAGCCCCCTGGACCGCATCGCCAACGTCTCCATCCTGAAG cagcacgAGGTGGACAAGCTGTACAAGGTGGAGAGCCGGCCGGCCCCCAGCGCCAGCGACCA GTTCTGCTTCCTCGTCCGGCCACGGATCAAGACGATGAGGTACATTGCTG ATATTGTCAATGCTGACAAGATGTCAGGGAGGAGCAGGAAGTACAAGATCATCTTCAGCCCCCAAAAG TTTTATGCTTGCGAGATggtgctggaggaagaaggagtcTTTGGTG ATGTCACCTGCGATGAATGGTCCTTTTACCTGCTCCCCCTGGATGAAGACATCATCAGCATGGAGCTGCCTGAGTTCTTTCGCGACTACTTCTTG GAGGGAGATCACCGCTGGATCAACTCCATCGCTCGAGCCCTGCAGTTACTGAACTCCCTGTATGGACCTTTCGGCAAGGCCTATGGGATTGGCAGGTGTGCCAAG ATGAGCTACGAGCTGTGGCGGGACCTGGAGGAGGAGAGTGAGGGCGACGGCCAGGGCAGGAAGCCTGAGATCGGCAATGTCTTCCTCATGGACAGAG ACATGGACTACGTGACGGCGCTGTGCTCCCAGGTGGTGTACGAGGGGCTGGTGGATGACACCTTCCGCATCAAGTGTG ggagcGTGGATTTTGGGCCAGATGTCACCTCTTCTGACAAGAGTATTAAGGTGCTGCTCAATGCCCAGGACAAA GTCTTCAGCCAGATTCGGAACGAGCATTTCTCCAGTGTGTTCGGCTTCCTGAGCCAGAAGTCACGTAACCTGCAGGCACAGTATGAC CGGCGCCGTGGCATGGACATCAAGCAGATGAAGAACTTTGTCTCCCAGGAACTGAAGGGACTAAAGCAAGAGCATCGCCTGCTGAGCCTGC ATATTGGTGCCTGTGAGTCcatcatgaaaaagaaaaccaagcagGACTTCCAGGAGATGATCAAGGCTGAACATT CTCTGCTGGAGGGCTTTGACATCCGTGAGAGCACCAGCTTCATAGAAGAGCACATTGACCGGCAG GTGTCCCCCATTGAGAGCCTGCGCCTGATGTGCCTCCTGTCCATCACGGAGAATG GTCTCATTCCCAAGGACTACCGGTCCCTGAAAACCCAGTACCTGCAG AGCTACGGGCCCGAGCACTTGCTGACCTTCCACAACCTCAAACGCATCGGGCTGCTGACCGAGCAGTCGGCTGGAGAGACCCTGACTGCTGTGGAGAGCAAAGTCAGCAAGCTGGTGACGGACCGTGCTGCAG GAAAGATCACAGATGCCTTTAACTCTTTGGCCAGGAAGAGCAATTTTCGAGCAATAAGCAAGAAGCTGGGGTTG ATCCCCCGTGTGGATGGAGAGTATGACCTGAAAATGCCTCGGGACATGGCATATGTTTTCAGCGGTGCCTACATCCCCCTGAGCTGCAAGATCATTGAGCAG GTGCTGGAGCGCCGCAGCTGGCTGGGCCTGGAGGAGGTCGTGCGGCTGCTCAACGGCAACGAGTTTTCCGTCTCAG ACAGCGCCGTGGAAGACAATCCCGCCTGGGAGTCCCAGCGCGTCATCCTTGCCGTCTTCCTGGGGGGCTGCACCTTTTCCGAAATCGCTGCTCTTCGGttcctggggaaggagagag GGTGCAAGTTCATCTTCCTGACTACGGCCATCACCAACAGCGCCCGGATGATGGAGGCCATGATTGAGGCCAAGGCGTGA
- the HDDC3 gene encoding guanosine-3',5'-bis(diphosphate) 3'-pyrophosphohydrolase MESH1, which produces MGSEAARLLEAADFAARKHKEQRRKDPEGTPYINHPIGVARILAHEAGVTDIVVLQAALLHDTVEDTDTTFSEIEERFGEEVRRVVEEVTDDKTLPKAERKRLQVEHAPGSSPRAKLVKLADKLYNLRDLNRCTPQGWSSQRVEEYFRWAARVVAGLRGTSAPLEAELQRLFEERGLAL; this is translated from the exons ATGGGCTCCGAGGCGGCGCGGCTGCTGGAGGCGGCCGACTTCGCGGCCAGGAAGCACAAGGAGCAGCGGCGGAAGGACCCCGAGGGCACCCCCTACATCAACCACCCCATCG GCGTAGCCAGGATCTTGGCCCACGAGGCTGGCGTGACGGACATTGTCGTGCTGCAG GCCGCCCTCCTGCACGACACGGTGGAGGACACGGACACCACCTTCTCCGAGATCGAGGAGCGGTTCGGGGAGGAGGTCAGGCGCGTCGTGGAGGAGGTGACGGATGACAAGACTCTGCCCAAAGCAGAGCGAAAGCGCCTGCAGGTCGAACACGCGCCCGGCAGCAGCCCCCGGGCCAAGCTGGTCAAGCTGGCGGACAAGCTGTACAACCTGCGGGACCTGAACCGCTGCACCCCGCAAG GGTGGTCGTCGCAGCGTGTGGAGGAGTACTTCCGGTGGGCGGCGCGGGTGGTGGCCGGCCTGCGCGGGACGAGCGCGCCGCTGGAGGCGGAGCTGCAGCGGCTCTTCGAGGAGCGCGGCTTAGCCCTGTGA
- the TTLL13 gene encoding tubulin polyglutamylase TTLL13 isoform X2, with protein sequence MFICKPDSGCQGRGIFITRNPDEIKHGEHMICQQYISKPFLIDGFKFDMRIYVLVTSCDPLRIFVYKEGLARFATMRYIDPSSRNLDDICMHLTNYAINKHNENFIQDDMMGSKRKLSTLNAWMMANSYNTTKLWEDIEDIIIKTLISAHPVVKHNYQSCFPNHTTGCACFEILGFDILLDRKLKPWLLEVNHSPSFTTDSRLDREVKDALLCDTINLINVHACNKRKVLEEDKQRAKERLLQAHQTLRASRREELESSQAAWLSQAEKYENSHLGGYRRIYPAGGTEKYEPFFKQSGSLFQETASSKAREECARQQLEEIRLKKERLEAVTRKKKTERKDDLHGESAGDKSQIHNKTTAPTAHLTYRSTRSWDRKVQCMQYNSMQPQDIVEDEEKKRVNALLRRENLIRGLGIADQLSQLLPTTDRPANTQRSCTIISKRQPQFLWDALGGQEAHRLVTLIPRSLLGSPLRPLAWQLVHSPRAKAELPAGPGSDPAATGSLLVRGQSIPYHEQRKVRQGLRAQDAGWLRIQAAGTAALPQPCTEPRALQVRGHRLPGAANKAEGREDGRLSFCANSYHPGSPASVGKATGDATFSPPAVRELPVTSATHGPHTCALHRASASHAHGMKSTGRGGGGGRRGCGGSWAGGAAPPSAP encoded by the exons ATGTTCATCTGCAAACCAGACAGTGGCTGCCAGGGGAGAGGTATCTTCATAACACGTAATCCAGACGAGATCAAACACGGAGAGCATATGATCTGCCAGCAGTATATCTCTAAG CCTTTCCTGATCGATGGCTTTAAATTCGACATGCGTATCTATGTGCTGGTCACATCTTGTGACCCACTGAGGATTTTTGTCTACAAGGAGGGTCTGGCCCGGTTTGCTACCATGAGGTACATCGATCCCAGCAGCAGAAACCTG GATGATATCTGCATGCATTTGACCAACTACGCTATCAACAAACATAATGAAAACTTCATCCAGGATGACATGATGGGCAGTAAGAG GAAGCTGTCCACCCTGAATGCCTGGATGATGGCTAACAGCTACAACACAACAAAACTCTGGGAAGATATTGAAGATATTATTATAAAGACTCTTATTTCAGCTCACCCTGTTGTGAAGCACAATtaccaaagctgctttccaaacCACACTACTGGCTGTGCCTGCTTTGAGATACTGGGTTTTGATATTTTGCTAGACAGAAAGTTGAAGCCTTGGCTCCTAGAG GTGAACCACTCTCCCAGCTTCACCACAGACTCTCGCCTAGACCGTGAGGTGAAGGACGCTCTTCTCTGTGATACCATCAACCTGATAAATGTGCACGCCTGTAACAAAAGGAAGGTGCTGGAGGAAGACAAACAGCGGGCAAAAGAACGGCTCCTCCAGGCCCATCAGACTCTCCGCGCATCCAG ACGCGAGGAGTTAgagagcagccaggctgcctgGCTGTCTCAGGCAGAGAAGTACGAGAACTCGCACCTGGGCGGTTACCGGCGCATTTATCCAGCAGGTGGAACAGAGAAGTATGAGCCATTTTTCAAGCAGAGTGGCTCCCTCTTCCAGGAAACAGCGTCATCCAAAGCACGAGAGGAGTGTGCCAG GCAGCAACTGGAGGAAATTCGCCTGAAGAAAGAAAGGTTGGAAGCTGTtaccaggaagaagaaaacagagaggaaagatgACCTCCATGGAGAGTCAGCTGGGGACAAATCCCAGATCCATAATAAAACCACAGCTCCCACAGCCCACCTCACCTATAGAAGCACCAGGTCGTGGGACAGAAAGGTAC AGTGCATGCAGTACAACTCTATGCAaccccaggatattgttgaagatgaggaaaagaaaagagtaaaTGCTCTTCTGCGGCGTGAGAACCTCATCCGAGGCCTGGGCATCGCAGatcagctctcccagctgctccccacaacCGATAGACCAGCCAACACCCAGAGATCCTGCACCATTATCTCCAAGAGACAG cCGCAGTTTCTCTGGGATGCGCTCGGGGGCCAGGAGGCCCATCGCTTAGTGACGCTCATCCCCCGCTCGCTCCTGGGAAGCCCACTCCGGCCTTTGGCATGGCAGCTCGTACACAGCCCCAGAGCCAAGGCCGAGCTGCCGGCCGGCCCGGGCTCGGATCCTGCCGCCACGGGCTCCCTCTTGGTTCGAGGCCAGAGCATCCCTTACCATGAGCAGCGCAAGGTGCGGCAGGGCCTCCGGGCACAGGACGCGGGCTGGCTGCGTATccaggcagcagggacagcagcgcttccccagccctgcaccgaACCCAGGGCGCTGCAGGTGAGAGGTCACCGGCTCCCTGGTGCTGCAAACAAGGCTGAAGGCC GGGAAGATGGCAGGCTGTCCTTCTGTGCAAACAGCTATCACCCAGGGTCCCCAGCCAGCGTGGGGAAGGCCACAGGCGATGCCACCTTCAGCCCTCCCGCAGTCCGGGAGCTCCCCGTCACCTCGGCCACCCACGGGCCGCACACGTGTGCCTTGCACCGTGCCAGTGCCTCGCACGCTCACGGCATGAAAAGCACAG ggcgcggcggcggcggtgggcggcgcggctgcggcgggagctgggcggggggcgcggcgcCCCCGAGCGCACCCTGA
- the TTLL13 gene encoding tubulin polyglutamylase TTLL13 isoform X1 → MEMKRFQKINHFPGMIEICRKDLLARNLNRMLRLFPKEYNIFPRTWCLPADYGDFQAYRRARKTRMFICKPDSGCQGRGIFITRNPDEIKHGEHMICQQYISKPFLIDGFKFDMRIYVLVTSCDPLRIFVYKEGLARFATMRYIDPSSRNLDDICMHLTNYAINKHNENFIQDDMMGSKRKLSTLNAWMMANSYNTTKLWEDIEDIIIKTLISAHPVVKHNYQSCFPNHTTGCACFEILGFDILLDRKLKPWLLEVNHSPSFTTDSRLDREVKDALLCDTINLINVHACNKRKVLEEDKQRAKERLLQAHQTLRASRREELESSQAAWLSQAEKYENSHLGGYRRIYPAGGTEKYEPFFKQSGSLFQETASSKAREECARQQLEEIRLKKERLEAVTRKKKTERKDDLHGESAGDKSQIHNKTTAPTAHLTYRSTRSWDRKVQCMQYNSMQPQDIVEDEEKKRVNALLRRENLIRGLGIADQLSQLLPTTDRPANTQRSCTIISKRQPQFLWDALGGQEAHRLVTLIPRSLLGSPLRPLAWQLVHSPRAKAELPAGPGSDPAATGSLLVRGQSIPYHEQRKVRQGLRAQDAGWLRIQAAGTAALPQPCTEPRALQVRGHRLPGAANKAEGREDGRLSFCANSYHPGSPASVGKATGDATFSPPAVRELPVTSATHGPHTCALHRASASHAHGMKSTGRGGGGGRRGCGGSWAGGAAPPSAP, encoded by the exons CTATGGAGATTTCCAGGCCTACAGACGGGCGAGGAAAACCAGAATGTTCATCTGCAAACCAGACAGTGGCTGCCAGGGGAGAGGTATCTTCATAACACGTAATCCAGACGAGATCAAACACGGAGAGCATATGATCTGCCAGCAGTATATCTCTAAG CCTTTCCTGATCGATGGCTTTAAATTCGACATGCGTATCTATGTGCTGGTCACATCTTGTGACCCACTGAGGATTTTTGTCTACAAGGAGGGTCTGGCCCGGTTTGCTACCATGAGGTACATCGATCCCAGCAGCAGAAACCTG GATGATATCTGCATGCATTTGACCAACTACGCTATCAACAAACATAATGAAAACTTCATCCAGGATGACATGATGGGCAGTAAGAG GAAGCTGTCCACCCTGAATGCCTGGATGATGGCTAACAGCTACAACACAACAAAACTCTGGGAAGATATTGAAGATATTATTATAAAGACTCTTATTTCAGCTCACCCTGTTGTGAAGCACAATtaccaaagctgctttccaaacCACACTACTGGCTGTGCCTGCTTTGAGATACTGGGTTTTGATATTTTGCTAGACAGAAAGTTGAAGCCTTGGCTCCTAGAG GTGAACCACTCTCCCAGCTTCACCACAGACTCTCGCCTAGACCGTGAGGTGAAGGACGCTCTTCTCTGTGATACCATCAACCTGATAAATGTGCACGCCTGTAACAAAAGGAAGGTGCTGGAGGAAGACAAACAGCGGGCAAAAGAACGGCTCCTCCAGGCCCATCAGACTCTCCGCGCATCCAG ACGCGAGGAGTTAgagagcagccaggctgcctgGCTGTCTCAGGCAGAGAAGTACGAGAACTCGCACCTGGGCGGTTACCGGCGCATTTATCCAGCAGGTGGAACAGAGAAGTATGAGCCATTTTTCAAGCAGAGTGGCTCCCTCTTCCAGGAAACAGCGTCATCCAAAGCACGAGAGGAGTGTGCCAG GCAGCAACTGGAGGAAATTCGCCTGAAGAAAGAAAGGTTGGAAGCTGTtaccaggaagaagaaaacagagaggaaagatgACCTCCATGGAGAGTCAGCTGGGGACAAATCCCAGATCCATAATAAAACCACAGCTCCCACAGCCCACCTCACCTATAGAAGCACCAGGTCGTGGGACAGAAAGGTAC AGTGCATGCAGTACAACTCTATGCAaccccaggatattgttgaagatgaggaaaagaaaagagtaaaTGCTCTTCTGCGGCGTGAGAACCTCATCCGAGGCCTGGGCATCGCAGatcagctctcccagctgctccccacaacCGATAGACCAGCCAACACCCAGAGATCCTGCACCATTATCTCCAAGAGACAG cCGCAGTTTCTCTGGGATGCGCTCGGGGGCCAGGAGGCCCATCGCTTAGTGACGCTCATCCCCCGCTCGCTCCTGGGAAGCCCACTCCGGCCTTTGGCATGGCAGCTCGTACACAGCCCCAGAGCCAAGGCCGAGCTGCCGGCCGGCCCGGGCTCGGATCCTGCCGCCACGGGCTCCCTCTTGGTTCGAGGCCAGAGCATCCCTTACCATGAGCAGCGCAAGGTGCGGCAGGGCCTCCGGGCACAGGACGCGGGCTGGCTGCGTATccaggcagcagggacagcagcgcttccccagccctgcaccgaACCCAGGGCGCTGCAGGTGAGAGGTCACCGGCTCCCTGGTGCTGCAAACAAGGCTGAAGGCC GGGAAGATGGCAGGCTGTCCTTCTGTGCAAACAGCTATCACCCAGGGTCCCCAGCCAGCGTGGGGAAGGCCACAGGCGATGCCACCTTCAGCCCTCCCGCAGTCCGGGAGCTCCCCGTCACCTCGGCCACCCACGGGCCGCACACGTGTGCCTTGCACCGTGCCAGTGCCTCGCACGCTCACGGCATGAAAAGCACAG ggcgcggcggcggcggtgggcggcgcggctgcggcgggagctgggcggggggcgcggcgcCCCCGAGCGCACCCTGA